In one Gimesia sp. genomic region, the following are encoded:
- the rny gene encoding ribonuclease Y gives MLTEVAIGATLALIVGAFIGYFIDRIRRGSAYQSYQQILKQAELDAENLLKSQKLEAKEELLKRRESLEEEVNKQREELWAVEKKLSKRENALEDQQADFLKKESMIQATQSKLASRTKAVEAREQELERALKKQQEELFKISGLDRETASQMLLDRLENDLKNETGALIMKYQSELKQSCDKLARETIGMAVQRFASGHVAETTVSTVELPEEEMKGRIIGREGRNIRAFEKATGVDVIVDDTPGVVVVSAFDNVRRQIGKMSLQKLVNDGRIHPARIEEVVEETQKELEEYILTMGQNACQEVNISGVHPKLVDLLGRLHFRTSYSQNVLRHSIEVSALTGIMAEQLGLDGTLARRCGLFHDIGKAADHEMEGGHPAVGAQLLKRYGECQEVVHAAAGHHDDIRPDYIYTVLVAAADACSASRPGARRDTLEKYVRRLEELETLVCGFPGVDHTYAIQAGREVRVIVDSDQVNDREAAKMCKDIAKAIEETLTYPGEIRVTVMRESRTVEYAR, from the coding sequence ATGTTAACAGAAGTCGCTATTGGAGCTACTCTGGCGCTCATTGTCGGGGCCTTCATCGGTTATTTCATTGACCGCATTCGCCGCGGATCTGCCTATCAGTCTTATCAGCAGATTCTGAAACAGGCCGAACTCGATGCCGAAAACCTGCTCAAAAGCCAGAAGCTGGAAGCCAAAGAAGAGCTGCTCAAACGCCGCGAATCTCTGGAAGAAGAAGTCAACAAGCAGCGCGAAGAGCTCTGGGCCGTTGAGAAAAAGCTCAGCAAGCGTGAGAACGCGCTCGAAGATCAGCAGGCCGATTTCCTCAAAAAGGAATCCATGATTCAGGCCACCCAGTCCAAGTTGGCCTCCCGTACCAAAGCGGTCGAAGCCCGCGAACAGGAACTGGAACGTGCCCTGAAGAAGCAGCAGGAAGAGCTCTTCAAAATCAGTGGACTGGATCGCGAAACCGCCTCACAGATGCTGCTCGACCGGCTCGAAAATGATCTCAAAAATGAAACCGGCGCACTGATTATGAAGTATCAGAGCGAGCTGAAACAGTCGTGTGACAAGCTGGCACGCGAGACCATCGGCATGGCCGTTCAGAGGTTCGCTTCCGGACACGTGGCCGAGACCACCGTCTCCACAGTGGAACTCCCTGAAGAGGAAATGAAAGGGCGGATCATCGGTCGGGAAGGTCGTAACATCCGGGCCTTTGAAAAAGCGACTGGCGTGGACGTGATTGTGGACGATACACCGGGGGTGGTCGTTGTTTCCGCCTTCGACAATGTCCGCCGGCAGATCGGTAAAATGTCCCTGCAGAAACTGGTCAACGATGGACGCATCCATCCCGCCCGTATAGAGGAAGTCGTCGAAGAGACACAGAAGGAACTCGAAGAATACATCCTGACCATGGGGCAGAACGCCTGTCAGGAAGTCAATATCTCCGGCGTGCATCCCAAACTGGTCGACCTGCTGGGCCGTCTGCATTTCCGTACGAGTTACAGTCAGAATGTACTCCGGCACTCAATCGAGGTTTCCGCTCTAACCGGCATCATGGCAGAACAGCTCGGCCTGGACGGGACACTCGCCCGTCGTTGTGGTCTGTTCCATGACATCGGTAAAGCCGCCGACCACGAAATGGAAGGGGGCCACCCCGCCGTCGGTGCCCAGCTGCTCAAGCGGTACGGCGAATGTCAGGAAGTCGTGCATGCCGCCGCCGGTCATCACGATGACATCCGCCCCGATTACATCTACACTGTGCTTGTCGCTGCTGCGGACGCCTGTTCTGCTTCGCGCCCCGGTGCCCGCCGCGATACGCTGGAAAAATATGTGCGTCGCCTCGAAGAGCTGGAAACGCTGGTTTGCGGCTTCCCGGGCGTCGATCATACCTATGCGATTCAGGCTGGTCGTGAAGTTCGCGTAATCGTCGATTCCGATCAGGTCAACGACCGTGAAGCAGCCAAGATGTGCAAAGACATCGCCAAGGCGATCGAAGAAACCCTGACCTACCCGGGCGAAATCCGGGTGACCGTGATGCGCGAGTCACGTACGGTCGAATACGCCCGCTAA
- a CDS encoding FMN-binding negative transcriptional regulator yields the protein MYVPAAFAETDVSRLHPFIKQHSFATLVSNQGEEPFASHLPLLLQREVGQNGCLLGHFARANPQAETPDNQSMLAIFHGPHAYISPTWYASQNTVPTWNYQTVHVYGRYYRITDDAELKAVIAETVQFYEASQPESWSMQTPETEFTEGLLKGIVGFRIEIERIKGKFKLSQNHPEERRKKVIDALKKQSSDDAWAIAALMEADLPA from the coding sequence ATGTATGTCCCAGCCGCTTTTGCCGAAACCGACGTCAGCCGACTGCACCCGTTTATCAAACAACACAGCTTTGCCACACTGGTGAGCAATCAGGGCGAAGAGCCGTTTGCTTCTCACCTGCCTTTACTTTTGCAGCGTGAGGTGGGACAGAATGGGTGCCTGCTGGGGCACTTTGCCCGGGCGAATCCGCAAGCGGAGACTCCAGACAATCAGAGTATGCTGGCCATCTTCCATGGTCCGCATGCTTACATCTCACCCACCTGGTATGCATCTCAGAATACAGTCCCGACCTGGAACTATCAGACGGTGCACGTTTACGGTCGGTATTACCGGATCACTGATGACGCAGAGCTGAAAGCGGTCATCGCAGAAACCGTGCAGTTTTATGAAGCCTCGCAGCCTGAGTCCTGGTCCATGCAGACTCCAGAGACTGAGTTCACCGAGGGACTGCTTAAGGGAATCGTCGGCTTTCGGATTGAGATTGAACGCATCAAAGGCAAGTTCAAACTGAGCCAGAACCATCCGGAAGAGCGGCGGAAGAAAGTGATCGATGCGTTAAAAAAACAGAGCAGCGACGACGCTTGGGCCATCGCTGCTCTGATGGAAGCAGATCTTCCCGCTTAG
- a CDS encoding cupin domain-containing protein encodes MPFIDIDSVQPLEVLPGCKMRTPFGENLMLSYLEMEEGAIVPMHHHPHEQGGMLLKGRLELTMGDEVRTVEAGAMFIIPPNTPHQAVAVDGPAVVLDVFSPVREDYAELFNKYIPTESDES; translated from the coding sequence ATGCCTTTTATTGATATCGATTCCGTCCAGCCCCTGGAAGTCCTGCCTGGCTGTAAAATGCGGACCCCTTTCGGGGAAAATCTGATGCTGTCTTACCTGGAAATGGAGGAAGGGGCCATTGTGCCCATGCACCATCATCCACACGAGCAGGGGGGAATGCTCCTCAAAGGCAGGCTGGAACTGACGATGGGAGACGAAGTGCGAACTGTCGAAGCAGGGGCGATGTTCATTATTCCCCCCAACACTCCGCATCAGGCGGTTGCCGTCGATGGGCCTGCCGTAGTCCTGGATGTATTCAGCCCGGTCCGCGAAGACTACGCGGAGCTGTTTAACAAGTACATCCCGACAGAGTCAGACGAAAGCTGA
- a CDS encoding VOC family protein, whose protein sequence is MAPHYTPDGYHAVTPYLLVEGAARLIEFVTFVFDATTELISYHDDKIGHATLRIGDSMVELADACEEWGPTSAALHVYVPDVDLTYQRALEAGALGQRGPADQFYGERSASVKDPFGIQWHIATQTEVLSKEELLRRADEFKQLQSQQQHQS, encoded by the coding sequence ATGGCCCCCCACTACACCCCCGATGGCTACCACGCAGTCACTCCCTATCTGCTGGTAGAAGGGGCAGCGAGACTGATTGAATTTGTGACATTCGTCTTCGATGCGACAACTGAATTAATCTCATACCACGATGACAAGATCGGCCATGCGACACTGAGAATCGGCGATTCCATGGTTGAGCTGGCCGATGCCTGTGAGGAATGGGGGCCCACCTCCGCAGCTTTACACGTTTATGTACCGGATGTGGATCTCACCTACCAGAGAGCCCTGGAAGCAGGAGCTTTGGGCCAGCGCGGACCGGCAGACCAGTTTTACGGCGAGCGGAGTGCCTCGGTAAAGGATCCTTTTGGCATTCAATGGCATATCGCAACCCAGACGGAAGTACTCTCCAAAGAAGAGCTGCTCCGCAGGGCTGACGAATTCAAACAGCTGCAAAGCCAGCAGCAACACCAGTCGTAA
- a CDS encoding arylsulfatase, with protein MRLLLITLLLFSGLNPVLAAGRPNVILIMSDDQGYGELSCHGNPLLKTPHLDQLASESVRLTDFHVAPMCTPTRGQLMTGQDAFRNAAMNVSSGRTLLRPELQTMANQFQAAGYRTGMFGKWHLGDNYPYRPQDRGFQETLWFPSSHISAVPDYWINDYFDDTYLQNGHRVKQTGYCTDVFFREMRNWIRTRDESLPFFAYLPLNAPHGPLYVPDHYRRPVEAALREHPEVVQHLKPQRRKALISYLAMCANIDENIGKLERFLSESKLRNDTIVIFLTDNGSTMGPDYYNAGMRGRKVTLWEGGHRVPCFIRWPDGNLGPARDVNDLTHVQDLLPTLAELCELPLPEQRLDGISLAPHLRGEVKSLPDRMLVVNYSRMPFIGNKKSMFLSKPRKEGAAVLWKRWRWLENRELYDLNSDPLQKKNVAEQHPEVVARMQAHLDQWWKELQPHVAEPQRVIIGHAAENPSMLTACEWLDVFVDQQGQVRRGIRRNGTWQLTVAEAGNYEFELRRWPRESGLKLNAGTPAVKVTDGQLAEGVALPVAKGRLKIGSFEATAKPDADGESITIETPLKPGQLELTTWLLDEQEQEICGAYYVYVNRK; from the coding sequence ATGCGACTGCTGCTCATTACTCTGCTGCTGTTTTCAGGGCTCAATCCGGTTCTGGCCGCCGGTCGACCCAATGTGATCCTGATTATGAGCGATGACCAGGGTTACGGTGAACTTTCCTGTCACGGAAATCCCCTGCTCAAAACTCCCCACCTCGATCAGTTGGCCTCCGAGAGTGTCCGTCTGACCGACTTTCACGTCGCCCCGATGTGCACCCCGACCCGGGGGCAGTTGATGACCGGCCAGGACGCGTTTCGTAATGCTGCCATGAATGTCAGCAGCGGACGGACGCTGCTCAGGCCCGAACTCCAGACCATGGCCAATCAGTTCCAGGCGGCCGGTTATCGCACCGGCATGTTCGGGAAATGGCATCTGGGAGACAATTATCCCTATCGTCCGCAGGATCGTGGCTTCCAGGAAACACTCTGGTTTCCCTCATCTCACATCAGCGCGGTACCCGACTACTGGATCAACGATTATTTTGATGATACCTATTTGCAAAACGGACACCGCGTGAAGCAGACCGGTTATTGCACGGATGTCTTTTTTCGTGAAATGCGGAACTGGATCCGTACCCGTGATGAATCCCTCCCGTTTTTTGCCTACCTGCCTCTGAATGCGCCCCACGGACCTCTGTATGTCCCCGATCATTATCGGCGACCAGTCGAAGCAGCACTCCGGGAACATCCCGAGGTCGTGCAACATCTCAAGCCCCAGCGCAGAAAAGCACTGATCAGCTACCTCGCGATGTGCGCTAACATCGATGAAAACATCGGCAAGCTGGAACGGTTTCTGAGCGAATCGAAACTGCGCAACGATACGATCGTCATTTTTCTGACCGATAACGGGAGTACGATGGGCCCTGATTACTATAACGCCGGCATGCGTGGCAGGAAGGTGACGCTCTGGGAGGGAGGCCATCGTGTTCCCTGTTTCATTCGCTGGCCAGACGGTAATCTCGGACCGGCACGCGATGTGAACGATCTGACCCACGTTCAGGATCTGCTCCCCACGCTGGCCGAGCTCTGTGAACTTCCCCTGCCTGAGCAGCGACTGGACGGCATCAGTCTGGCGCCGCATCTGCGGGGAGAAGTCAAATCGCTGCCGGACCGGATGCTGGTCGTTAATTACAGTCGTATGCCCTTCATCGGCAATAAGAAGAGCATGTTCCTCTCAAAGCCGCGGAAGGAAGGGGCTGCCGTCCTCTGGAAACGCTGGCGCTGGCTGGAGAACCGGGAGCTATATGATCTCAACAGCGATCCATTGCAAAAAAAGAACGTGGCAGAACAGCATCCGGAAGTCGTCGCCCGGATGCAGGCACACCTCGATCAGTGGTGGAAAGAGCTACAACCGCATGTAGCCGAGCCGCAGCGGGTGATTATTGGCCATGCAGCGGAAAACCCTTCAATGCTCACTGCCTGTGAATGGCTGGACGTCTTTGTCGATCAGCAGGGGCAGGTGCGTCGTGGAATCCGCCGCAACGGCACCTGGCAGCTGACAGTTGCCGAGGCGGGCAACTATGAATTCGAATTGCGTCGCTGGCCCCGTGAAAGTGGATTGAAACTGAACGCGGGCACCCCCGCTGTCAAAGTCACTGATGGCCAACTCGCCGAAGGAGTGGCGCTACCAGTTGCGAAAGGCCGTCTCAAAATTGGCAGTTTCGAAGCGACGGCCAAACCGGATGCCGATGGGGAGTCGATTACGATTGAGACTCCACTGAAGCCCGGACAACTGGAACTGACAACCTGGCTCCTGGATGAGCAGGAGCAGGAGATCTGTGGTGCCTACTACGTCTATGTGAACCGAAAGTAA
- a CDS encoding B12-binding domain-containing protein, with protein MHEFLTSKQVARAIQASESSVKRWCDKGVIPTQYTAGGHRRIALPDLIEFLRSSKYELVRPEVLGLPATTGQTSRVIDRAEEQLTEALLRGEEDLCRQIVLDLYLAEHSISSICDLVIGRSFVTIGDRWECGKAEVYQERRGCELALRLLHELRTLIPNPPIDAPVAFGGAVEGDLYSLATTMVELVLRDIKWNASSLGTNLPFSTLAAAIEQQRPRMFWLSVSYIRNEQEFLQHYAELYDEFGMDVAFVVGGRALKEPIRHQMQYAAFCDNIRHLESFAQTLLNASEKEPK; from the coding sequence ATGCACGAATTTCTGACGTCTAAACAGGTAGCCCGTGCCATCCAGGCCAGTGAATCCTCCGTCAAACGCTGGTGCGACAAAGGGGTGATCCCCACCCAGTACACGGCTGGGGGACACCGCCGTATTGCCCTGCCGGATCTGATCGAATTTTTACGCTCCAGCAAATACGAGCTTGTACGCCCCGAAGTACTGGGACTCCCAGCCACCACCGGCCAGACCAGCCGGGTGATTGATCGCGCCGAAGAACAGCTGACCGAGGCGTTATTGAGAGGCGAAGAAGATCTATGCCGTCAGATCGTACTGGACCTATACCTGGCGGAACACAGCATCAGCTCAATCTGTGACCTGGTGATCGGTCGGTCGTTCGTGACCATCGGTGATCGGTGGGAGTGCGGAAAAGCAGAGGTCTACCAGGAACGGCGTGGTTGCGAACTGGCCCTCCGCCTGCTGCATGAATTGCGAACGCTGATTCCCAATCCACCGATTGATGCTCCCGTGGCCTTCGGTGGTGCGGTGGAAGGGGATCTCTACAGCCTGGCCACCACGATGGTTGAACTGGTGCTCCGCGACATTAAGTGGAATGCATCTTCACTGGGAACCAATCTCCCCTTCTCCACCCTGGCCGCGGCAATCGAGCAACAGCGGCCGCGGATGTTCTGGCTGAGTGTGAGCTACATCCGCAACGAACAGGAATTTCTGCAGCACTACGCCGAACTCTACGATGAATTCGGTATGGATGTGGCCTTCGTGGTCGGCGGACGGGCTCTTAAAGAACCGATCCGTCACCAGATGCAGTATGCCGCCTTCTGTGACAATATCCGCCACCTGGAATCATTCGCTCAAACACTGCTCAATGCCTCGGAAAAGGAACCGAAGTAG
- a CDS encoding sigma-70 family RNA polymerase sigma factor: MIVCSKDHCEQSSQQLAQRAREILQAEIDFIPNPSFQDSDADEVILGQPLPESNTEITAAAFTKPGSRALSTQIARLCRSEVLSAADEQDLFRRMNYLKFKANMHRCKLDPEEVEPCDLERIENLLQQAEQVRDQIFRCNMRLVVSIVKKCVTPGVSFDELLSDGCLTLIHAIEKFDYARGFRFSTYAYHSISNYAYRKIANRRKERNKFKQLGEERTLEELQEQKNPMMVRAVWDELSDLLKQTIDTLDQREQFIVRSRFALGKHRKIQTFQKLADELGISKERVRQLEQRAVAKLRALAEGSRLDAIRELVGG, from the coding sequence ATGATAGTGTGTTCAAAAGATCATTGTGAGCAATCGTCCCAGCAGCTGGCACAACGTGCCCGTGAAATTCTGCAGGCCGAAATTGACTTTATCCCGAATCCCAGCTTTCAGGATTCAGATGCGGACGAAGTGATTCTGGGGCAACCCTTGCCTGAGAGTAACACTGAAATTACAGCTGCTGCCTTCACGAAACCGGGCAGCCGGGCACTCTCGACTCAAATCGCCCGTCTCTGTCGCTCAGAAGTGCTGTCTGCAGCTGACGAGCAGGATCTGTTCCGCAGAATGAACTACCTCAAGTTCAAAGCCAATATGCATCGTTGCAAACTCGACCCGGAAGAGGTCGAACCCTGCGACCTGGAGCGAATCGAAAATCTGCTCCAACAGGCAGAGCAGGTTCGCGATCAGATCTTTCGCTGCAACATGCGACTGGTGGTCTCGATCGTCAAGAAATGCGTGACTCCGGGCGTGAGCTTCGACGAGCTACTCAGTGATGGCTGCCTGACGCTGATACATGCCATCGAAAAGTTCGATTATGCCCGAGGATTCCGTTTCAGTACGTACGCATACCACTCCATTTCGAACTACGCGTATCGAAAAATTGCAAATCGTCGCAAGGAACGCAACAAATTTAAACAGCTGGGTGAAGAACGCACCCTGGAAGAACTGCAGGAGCAGAAGAATCCGATGATGGTCCGCGCGGTCTGGGATGAACTCTCCGACCTGCTCAAGCAGACGATCGACACGCTCGATCAGCGGGAACAGTTTATTGTCCGCAGCCGGTTTGCTCTCGGCAAACATCGCAAAATTCAGACCTTTCAAAAACTGGCCGATGAACTTGGAATCTCCAAAGAACGGGTACGTCAGCTTGAACAGCGGGCCGTGGCCAAACTGAGAGCACTCGCAGAAGGATCCCGTCTGGATGCGATTCGTGAACTCGTCGGCGGCTGA
- a CDS encoding DUF393 domain-containing protein, which yields MDREYCEIEAFYDGDCPLCLREVNLLKRFDRRHKIHFTDIAAEDFDPAVYGKTQAEFMDEMHGRLPDGTWISGVEVFRRLYSAIGCRWLVAPTRLPGISHSLNYLYRHFARYRLKLTGRCQQGQCTVKPSQDKVHS from the coding sequence ATGGATCGTGAATACTGTGAAATCGAGGCCTTCTATGACGGTGACTGTCCGCTCTGCCTGCGGGAAGTCAACCTGCTGAAGCGTTTCGATCGCCGCCACAAGATTCACTTCACTGATATTGCTGCAGAGGACTTTGATCCAGCAGTTTATGGGAAAACGCAGGCTGAATTTATGGATGAGATGCACGGACGTCTCCCCGACGGTACCTGGATCAGTGGAGTTGAAGTATTTCGTCGTCTCTACTCGGCAATTGGTTGTCGCTGGCTCGTGGCTCCGACCCGCTTGCCGGGCATCTCACACAGTCTCAATTATCTCTACAGACATTTCGCCCGTTACAGGTTAAAATTAACAGGGCGCTGTCAGCAGGGGCAGTGTACAGTGAAGCCGTCTCAAGATAAGGTTCATTCATGA
- a CDS encoding FAD-dependent oxidoreductase produces the protein MKIAIIGSGISGLTAAWFLHRQHDVTIFEANNYIGGHTNTIEVDLEGEEHPVDTGFIVFNHQTYPNFTRMLDRLEITSQPTRMSFSMKCERTGLEYRGADLNGFFAQRKNLFNPRFFKLLSDIFRFNKQSLALLESDNDTLTVGEYLMRENYSREFIDQYFLPMGSAIWSCPVGTFEQFPIRFIVEFYRNHGILAIRELPEWRVVCGGSHQYVKAITADFRESIRLQTPIRAVRRLSKGVEVTPVNGAPEEFDHVIFACHSDQALKILGSDVHPVERELLSAFPYEPNIAQLHTDTSVLPRSERAWACWNYFMPRGENRKATITYNMNQLQSLDSQHTFCVTLNGEERVDSSRVIRRIEYAHPIFTIERAETQRRHAEVINQRNTSFCGAYWGNGFHEDGVNSALAVCRTLLETEDIWKAESTPAGFDTDDLNPSNTAFAIESS, from the coding sequence ATGAAAATTGCCATCATTGGTAGCGGCATTTCCGGTTTGACGGCTGCCTGGTTTCTGCATCGACAGCACGATGTCACGATCTTCGAAGCGAATAACTACATCGGCGGACACACCAACACGATCGAAGTCGATCTGGAGGGGGAGGAACATCCCGTCGACACCGGGTTCATTGTTTTTAACCACCAGACCTACCCGAACTTCACCCGCATGCTGGACCGACTGGAAATCACTTCACAGCCGACCAGGATGAGTTTCAGTATGAAGTGTGAACGAACCGGGCTCGAATACCGGGGCGCCGATCTGAATGGCTTTTTCGCTCAGCGAAAGAATCTGTTCAACCCTCGCTTCTTTAAACTCCTGAGTGATATTTTTCGTTTCAACAAACAATCGCTGGCCCTGCTTGAATCGGATAACGATACCCTGACGGTCGGCGAATACCTCATGCGTGAGAACTACTCCCGCGAATTCATCGATCAGTACTTTCTCCCCATGGGGTCGGCGATCTGGTCCTGCCCGGTAGGCACTTTCGAACAGTTTCCCATTCGCTTCATCGTGGAGTTCTATCGCAACCATGGCATCCTGGCGATCCGGGAACTGCCTGAGTGGCGTGTGGTTTGTGGCGGTTCACACCAATATGTCAAAGCGATCACCGCCGACTTTCGAGAGTCAATCCGTCTGCAGACCCCAATTCGCGCTGTCAGGCGTCTCTCGAAAGGTGTGGAAGTAACTCCGGTCAATGGTGCTCCTGAAGAGTTCGATCACGTGATTTTCGCCTGCCACAGTGATCAGGCTTTGAAAATCCTCGGAAGCGACGTACATCCGGTCGAACGCGAACTGCTCTCCGCATTCCCCTATGAACCGAATATTGCCCAGCTGCATACCGACACAAGCGTTCTGCCCCGCAGTGAACGTGCCTGGGCCTGTTGGAATTACTTCATGCCCCGCGGCGAGAATCGCAAAGCAACAATTACCTACAACATGAATCAGCTGCAGAGCCTCGACTCGCAGCATACGTTCTGTGTGACACTCAATGGTGAAGAGCGGGTCGATTCTTCCAGGGTCATTCGTCGTATCGAGTATGCCCACCCCATCTTTACGATCGAACGGGCTGAGACCCAGCGGCGTCACGCGGAAGTGATCAATCAGCGAAATACATCGTTTTGTGGTGCCTACTGGGGCAACGGATTTCACGAGGATGGCGTTAACAGTGCCCTGGCGGTCTGCCGAACTTTACTGGAAACAGAAGACATATGGAAAGCGGAATCTACACCGGCTGGGTTCGACACAGACGACTTAAACCCGTCGAACACAGCTTTCGCAATCGAATCTTCCTGA